A section of the Kluyveromyces lactis strain NRRL Y-1140 chromosome F complete sequence genome encodes:
- a CDS encoding lipase ROG1 family protein (some similarities with uniprot|O00022 Saccharomyces cerevisiae YOR059C Hypothetical ORF) — protein sequence MPQADGSLENKGAKIHLVVLVHGLWGNRSHMNEICNYLLSLNDSSAGHKSLNEMIVVHQTHLNEGYKTYDGIDVCGIRVSKEIKDQINHYGSDHVVKFSLIGYSLGGLICRYALGVLYQAQTFKKNDIELVNFITFCTPHVGVLAPGNNVAVNLFNIIVPLVLGNSGKQMFLKDKYNGYPLLYVMSSPSSVFYKALKQFKYRALYANIINDKRTAWWTSGISKNDPFFDVNERNGLGRFQFVQGYEPVILNHNSPLFIAPVADEMDSSYDELEELRKENEIDPQDYYFLNYWFSKMLRWIAVFINLIIITPLWFIWFIISGIMETCKSTVRATTFARKYSMYFITEVLDISTDRTESNDDTFSISSPTLFEPAESNYELRIEHSLTDQRDNLIESLFDAIERKETRTATVENINDKDSIYEHDPKVDVTIRELEQYSVEELISMKKPNVSSDNFNDEGELFKLLSNFSLNISKNQLDIIESLNKLSWSKFPIYIRKTPSTHAASIIRHADPNFVEGHIVLQHFVDNVFQLA from the coding sequence ATGCCACAAGCTGATGGGTCTCTCGAGAATAAAGGTGCAAAGATTCATTTAGTTGTTTTGGTCCATGGATTGTGGGGTAACCGGTCTCATATGAATGAGATATGTAACTATTTGTTATCGTTGAATGATTCCAGCGCTGGCCACAAATCTCTTAATGAGATGATAGTTGTTCATCAAACTCATCTGAACGAGGGTTATAAGACTTACGACGGAATCGATGTTTGTGGTATAAGAGTCTCTAAAGAGATCAAGGATCAGATTAACCATTACGGAAGCGATCATGTAGTGAAATTTTCGTTAATTGGGTATTCTCTAGGTGGGTTAATCTGTAGATATGCGTTGGGTGTTTTGTACCAGGCGCAGACgttcaagaagaacgaTATAGAGCttgtcaatttcatcacttTTTGCACCCCTCATGTTGGGGTCTTAGCTCCCGGTAATAACGTAGCAGTGAACCTATTTAACATTATCGTTCCATTAGTGTTGGGGAATAGTGGGAAACAGATGTTCTTAAAAGATAAATATAATGGTTATCCTTTGTTATACGTGATGAGTTCACCAAGTTCGGTATTTTATAAAGCGCTGaaacaattcaaatacAGAGCCTTATATGCAAATATTATTAACGACAAGAGAACCGCGTGGTGGACTTCGGGTATCTCAAAAAATGACCCATTCTTCGATGTCAATGAAAGGAACGGCCTTGGAAGGTTCCAATTTGTTCAAGGATATGAGCCCGTGATCTTGAATCATAACTCACCTTTGTTCATCGCACCTGTTGCCGATGAAATGGATTCATCTTATGACGAATTGGAAGAGTTACGAAAGGAAAACGAAATAGATCCACAGGACtattatttcttgaattACTGGTTCAGTAAGATGTTACGGTGGATTGCTGTCTTTATTAACTTAATCATCATTACCCCACTTTGGTTTATCTGGTTTATCATATCTGGTATAATGGAAACTTGTAAATCTACCGTTAGGGCCACTACATTTGCAAGGAAATATTCCATGTATTTTATAACCGAAGTGCTTGATATTTCAACCGACAGGACTGAGTCCAACGACGATACGTTTTCCATATCATCACCCACTTTGTTTGAGCCAGCCGAAAGTAACTACGAACTTCGAATCGAACACTCTTTGACCGATCAGAGAGATAATTTAATTGAAAGTTTGTTCGACGCAAttgaaaggaaagaaaCGCGAACTGCAACGGTAGAAAACATCAACGATAAGGATAGCATCTATGAACATGATCCGAAAGTAGACGTGACAATAAGGGAGTTGGAACAGTATTCAGTAGAAGAGCTCATCTCGATGAAAAAACCAAACGTTTCCAGTGATAATTTCAACGATGAGGGCGAGCTGTTCAAATTGCTTTCAAACTTTAGCTTGAACATCAGCAAGAACCAATTGGATATTATCGAATCCTTGAATAAACTCTCTTGGTCCAAATTCCCTATCTATATTCGCAAAACACCAAGCACACACGCTGCATCGATTATCAGACATGCTGACCCTAATTTTGTCGAGGGTCATATAGTTTTGCAACATTTCGTGGACAATGTATTTCAACTTGCATAA